In Bombus huntii isolate Logan2020A chromosome 9, iyBomHunt1.1, whole genome shotgun sequence, a single window of DNA contains:
- the LOC126869685 gene encoding alpha-(1,3)-fucosyltransferase C-like encodes MTDMKLWVIGKNSLIVLTIFTIALYVLSFCFNGSDDDLLRFGGVFDQDLRFANTTKKILYWTKMFSNETFYMGTGYIARDCPVNDCYATNNRHMVNPTDFDAVLFHGNDLNLEDLPKNRSPRQWYVFVNLESPANRPVTNYFYEDFFNITMTYRLDSDIVWTYAVVKDARTNVNVAPSRNVNWSAFYAGSGNRTIAYDVDASLSKTIRGKTKPIIWFVSNCMAKSGREEYVNELSKHIPVDVYGKCGNMFCPRNEDCFARVVEPGYFFYLSFENSLCDDYVTEKLYNSLRYNVVPIVYGGANYSRYAPPRSYIDVFDFDTPKSLAEYLKELIKNPRKYSEYFAWKTYYKIEDGVQQGVCNLCEFLHKQKQPRTQNFLSDWFSRSKCHLQEFLRDRSYLTGSIFKD; translated from the exons ATGACCGATATGAAATTATGGGTGATTGGAAAAAACAGCTTGATCGTCCTCACGATCTTCACAATCGCTCTGTACGTTCTGTCTTTCTGCTTCAACGGGAGCGACGACGATCTCTTACGCTTCGGGGGAGTCTTTGACCAGGATCTACGATTCGCCAATACGACGAAGAAAATCCTATATTGGACAAAGATGTTCAGCAACGAGACATTTTACATGGGCACAGGCTACATCGCCCGCGATTGCCCCGTGAACGATTGTTACGCGACTAACAACAGACATATGGTGAATCCGACAGACTTCGACGCTGTTTTGTTTCATGGGAACGATCTTAATCTGGAAGACTTGCCAAAGAACCGGAGTCCACGGCAGTGGTACGTTTTCGTGAATTTGGAAAGCCCGGCCAACAGGCCGGTGACTAACTACTTTTACGAGGATTTCTTTAACATCACGATGACATACAGATTGGACAGCGATATCGTGTGGACTTATGCAGTCGTTAAGGACGCTCGTACCAACGTAAATGTAGCGCCTAGCAGAAATGTGAATTGGAGCGCCTTTTACGCTGGGTCAG GTAATCGAACGATCGCCTACGATGTGGACGCGTCGTTGTCGAAGACGATTCGAGGCAAGACGAAGCCGATAATCTGGTTCGTGAGCAACTGCATGGCAAAAAGCGGCCGGGAAGAGTACGTGAACGAACTGTCCAAGCACATACCGGTCGACGTTTATGGAAAATGCGGCAACATGTTTTGTCCCCGTAACGAGGATTGCTTCGCACGAGTCGTGGAACCTGGCTATTTTTTTTACCTGTCATTCGAGAATTCGTTGTGCGACGATTACGTAACCGAGAAGCTGTACAATAGCCTCAG ATACAACGTGGTTCCCATCGTTTATGGTGGCGCCAATTACAGCCGCTATGCTCCACCACGATCTTACATAGACGTGTTCGACTTTGACACGCCAAAGAGTTTGGCCGAATATCTAAAGGAGCTAATCAAAAATCCGCGAAAATACAGCGAGTACTTTGCTTGGAAAACGTATTACAAGATCGAGGATGGTGTTCAACAAGGTGTATGCAATCTTTGCGAGTTTCTTCATAAGCAGAAACAGCCACGAACGCAAAACTTTTTGTCTGATTGGTTCAGCCGATCGAAATGTCACCTCCAGGAATTTTTACGTGATCGCAGTTACCTTACAGGGTCTATTTTCAAAGACTGA